TCTTGCTTAAGCTGATAATTACTTCTTCATTTAGCGGAATGGCACCACCGCTTAAGCCTGTGCCGGCTCCGCGTGCAAGGAAGGGAATATGATGATTGGCACAATACCTGACAATGTCCGCCACTTCGTCTGTATTTTTTGGAAAAACAACGGCTCTTGGCAATGCTTTATGGACCGTGAACCCATCTGAATCATAGGAAACGAGATCTTCTTTCTCAAAAAGAATCTCTTTATCTCCTACAATTTCAGCCAGACGCTTAATATGAACATCTTTATATATCTGCTTCTTCTTTTTGCCAAACAAGTGCGATCACCCTTTATGAGTAGTTAATTCCTTCTGCTTATCCCGCTCGACCTGCTGATCTTTCTGATACGCCCAGTCAAGAAGCTGGACGGTGTGCACGACTTCGCTTCGTCTGCCAAATTTCTGGACACCCATCGCCATTTGGAGCATACATCCCGGGTTGCCCATCGAAATCATTTCCACTTCCTCAGGGACGTTCTCCATTTTCCTATCTAAAACCGCATCGGCCATTTCCGGATTCGTAATGTTATAGACTCCCGCACTTCCGCAGCAAGTATCTGCATTCATCATCTCCTGGTACTCAACACCCGGTATGTCCTGTAGCAGCTGGCGAGGTTCGTGGCGGACGCCCTGCCCATGGACCAGGTGGCAGGCATCATGATAGGTTATTTTTTTATTAATAGCACTTTTCGGCTTTTCATAGCCTGTGTCATACAAATATTTAGAAATGTCTTCTACTTTTTCAGAGAACCTTTCCGCTCTTTCTTTCCACTCTGGGTCGTCCTTGAACAATTCCGGATATTCCTTTAAGGCACAGCCGCAACCTGCCGCATTTACGATCACTTTGCCTGAGTCTTCAAAAGCTTCGATGTTCTGCTTAGCGAGCTTTCTACCCGTGTCCCTATCCCCGGCGTGAACATGCAGTGCGCCGCAGCAGGTCTGATTCTTAGGAACCTCTACATCATTGTCGTTGTGTGTCAGAACATTGATCGTCGACTCATTTATATCACTGAACATAATGTCCATAATACAGCCAGTCAGCATGGAAACTTTTGCTTTTGGAGCCCCTTTGGCCGGTATGAGATTGACATTTTTATATTTTTTTTGAACGGACTGTTTCACTTCGGGCATGATGGCTTCCATATTTGCTAAATGAGAAGGCATGACGCGAAGCGCACCTGTTTTGCGTACTACTGATTGAAGTCCGCTCTTTTGATAGATTTTTAATAGATTACTGACTGTATTCATTCGTTTTGGGTGAGGGAATAAATCTTTTAAGAAAAAGCTGCTCACCGATGCCTTCCATCCTTTTAAAGGAACAGCCTGGCGGACCTGTCCGCGAGCTTCTTCAATAAGGCCGCCTACATCCACATTAGCCGGGCATGCAGTTGTACAGGCTCTGCAGTCAAGGCATTGAAACACAGGGTCTGCGAACTGTTCATTTACGCTGATTTTCCCTTCAGCAACTGATTTA
This window of the Halobacillus sp. Marseille-Q1614 genome carries:
- a CDS encoding (Fe-S)-binding protein; the protein is MEHSGTSVLEKTDPPCSSNNLTNYLLKDHPDPHKWADCVHCGMCLEACPTYLETGQEQHSPRGRVHLIKSVAEGKISVNEQFADPVFQCLDCRACTTACPANVDVGGLIEEARGQVRQAVPLKGWKASVSSFFLKDLFPHPKRMNTVSNLLKIYQKSGLQSVVRKTGALRVMPSHLANMEAIMPEVKQSVQKKYKNVNLIPAKGAPKAKVSMLTGCIMDIMFSDINESTINVLTHNDNDVEVPKNQTCCGALHVHAGDRDTGRKLAKQNIEAFEDSGKVIVNAAGCGCALKEYPELFKDDPEWKERAERFSEKVEDISKYLYDTGYEKPKSAINKKITYHDACHLVHGQGVRHEPRQLLQDIPGVEYQEMMNADTCCGSAGVYNITNPEMADAVLDRKMENVPEEVEMISMGNPGCMLQMAMGVQKFGRRSEVVHTVQLLDWAYQKDQQVERDKQKELTTHKG